The genomic window GTTTTGAAACATTGGCAATCGATGCATTAATTTCCATATTGGACGAGTCATCACCCCTTGTGCATTAGTTTCTTTAATAAAGGTTTCACGTGTTTCACTATTTGGGCAAATAATTGCATTTAACCAATAATTTGATTTAGCATAATCAGGTTCGGTTATAAAGGTAAATTCCGAATCGGCAAAAAAATTATTATATTGCTGCGCCAATGCTCGCTTTTGTTGAATAAATTTAGGTAATACTTCCATTTGAGCACAGCCCAATGCAGCGTTTAAGTTCGGCAGGCGATAATTAAAACCAGCTTCATCATGAAAAAATTCGTAAGGGTGAGGTACTTTGGCTGTAGTGGTTACATGCTTAGTATGCATACCTTCTTCATAATTTTTACATAAAACCATACCGCCACCACCGGTGGTAATAACTTTATTACCATTAAAGCTAACTGCACTGAAAGAACCAAAAGTGCCTGTGTGCTGCCCTTTATAAAAAGAACCTAAACTTTCAGCAGCATCTTCTACTAACTTTAAATTCCACTTAACACAAACAGCCATTAGTTCCTCAAGCTCCACAGGATGACCAAAAGTATGCATAGGGACTACCGCACGAAATACCTGTTGAGTAACGTTATGCTGACTGAAACCATCATTATTAATAAAGGCATTATCTTCGAGGTAACACTCTAACGCTTTAGGGCATAAACCTAAACTTATCTTCGATACATCTACAAATACCGGCTCTGCGCCCATATGATATAACGCATTACAGGTGGCAACAAAAGTTAATGCCTGAGTAATAACAAGATCACCTGATTTTACACCTGCCATATACAATGCGGTATGCAATGCTGCCGTACCGTTTACTGTTGCAATTGCTTTTGCTGTACCCGTAAAGGCTTCAATTTGCTGTTCGAACTGATCAACATATTTACCAACACTAGAGACAAAGGTGCTCTCGATAGTATTATTCACATACTCTTTTTCATTACCTGCAAAAGTAGGCGCATGAAGAGGAATAAACTCTTTGGTTTGATAAGTATCTTGAACGAATTTTACTAACTTATTATGCATGTCAATTCCAACTACATTTTACTATCGAGATATTTGCCTGTTTCTTTATGACCAAACGCGGGGATCATCTTAAAGAATAATTCGACAATTTCATTCTTAGTCCAAGCTTGTGCTTTCTTTAGTTTGCTAATTGTTTGTTCAAATTCTGTCACTAATTCAGGATCAAATAAAGCTTCATTTTTTATCACGCCTAAGTTTTCAAAGCGATTCATATCAAGGGTTTCATTATCAGTAAAAAATTCTTCAAAATCTTTTTCTCCCGTAGTATCACTGTCGGTAAACAAACAAGGCCATTTACCTTGTTGCGGTAATGAATGTGCTAATTCTCTAGCTTCATCTTCTGTTGTACATAAGTAAGGTTCATAACCTAGATTGTCTAAATATTTAACGGCAATATCAGCGAAGGTAATTAAGTGAAGGGCCTCACTTAATTTTGGAAAAAATATATCGCGGTTTTCACCAAAGATACACGACATCAAACAAAGCTCACCAGACTCTTGAGGTGTAACAAAGTAGCGTTTTATATCACGAGGAGCAACTATAGGCTGGCGTTTTTGGATGCGCTGGTTAAAGCCATGCAACAATGAACCATCAGAAAAGGCTACATTCGCAAAACGTGCTGTTGATATAGCAATATCCGCGCTGCGGCGCATTAAAAACATTTCCATAATACGCTTAGAAGCCCCCATCATATTAACGGGATTTGCAGCTTTGTCAGTAGAAACACAGAAATATTTTTTGCTGCCCTTTTCGGCAGATTGTTTCATGGTTTTTTCGGTGTTAAAAACATTAACATCGATCATGCGCATTAATGTATAAGGATCCTTTTCACTACGAACATGCTTTAATGCTGACAGGTTAAGTACATAATCATACTTTCCATCCGCTTTTATAAATGCATCATATTCAATTGATCCAATATCCAAAGCAAATGTTTGAAAATCACCTTTGATGTAACCAAATGAGCTACGAATATCACGTACTAGCTCAACCATGTTGTTTTCACTTATATCGACAACATGAATTTTTTTAGGATTACGCTTGAAAATTTCTTTAGTGACAGCTTGACCAATAGAGCCCGCGCCCCCTAAAACTAGGAAGCTAGATTCTGACACTATCGTTTCTAACATCGTTTCGTGGTTTTTAATATCACCACTAAACAATTCTTCAGTACGGCCAATTAAAGGTAATATTGTATTCATCATTATCTCCAAATACCTTTTGTATCAATAACAATACCAGTATATATTTCTATTTCTTTAAATTCTTTATGATCCACTAGCATTAATTGAATATCAGATCTTGTAGATGCCACTTCAAAACTTACCAATTCTACACCTCGGAGTGTTAAGGGTAAGTGGTGTATATTTGGTTCAACAGCGACGACTAGTCCTGAATGCATTACAGCAATTTTTTCAGTGATAAACATTGCAGGGCTTTCACGTAAATCATCAATATCAGGTTTAAAAGCTAAACCATAACAAGCAATAGTAATATCCTTTGCCGTTTTATTCGGATTAGCTTGTAAAAAGTCTGCTATAGCTATTTTTACTTTATCAATTACCCAAAGTGGCTTAGCGTCATTTACTTTACGAGCCGTGTGTATTAATTGAGCTTCTTCTGGTGTTTTTGAAACAATAAACCAAGGATCTACGGCAATACAATGCCCACCAACGCCTGGTCCTGGTTGCAATATATTAATACGAGGGTGCCTATTTGCTAAAGAAATAAGTTCCCATACATTTATATCTAACTTGTCACAAATGATTGACAATTCATTGGCAAAGGCAATTTGTACATCACGGCATGAGTTTTCAGTTAACTTTGCCATCTCAGCTGTACGAGCATTGGTTGTTACGCACTCACCTTCTACGAAGGTTTTATACAACTCAATTGCACGTTCAGAACACTTAGTTGTCATTCCACCGATTACCCGGTCATTTTCAACGAGTTCACGTACAACGTGCCCAGGGAGAACGCGTTCAGGGCAATGAGCAACATTCACATCGGCGTTTTCACCAGAGTGTTGTGGGAAACTTAAGTCACTTCTCGCTTCAGCAAGCCATTCAGCCATCTGCTCTGTGGCGCCAACAGGTGAGGTCGATTCTAGAATGACCAAGTCGCCTTTCTTCAATACGGTCGCTATAGCTTTTGCCGCTGATTTGATATAACTCAAGTCAGGTTCAGGAATTCCTGAGTCGCTTTTTTTATTTAAAGAGCTTTTAAAAGGCGTTGGTACCGCAATTAAAAAAGCATCCGCTGCTTCTGGAGTAGTCGTAGCCTTTAAATATCCTTCAGTCACTGCTGCATGGACCAACATATCTAATTCTGGTTCTACAATGTGTATTTCACCACGATTAATGGTATCAACTGCATGTTGATTTACATCTACACCAATGACTTTAATTTTACGTGATGCGAACATCGCTGCGGTTGGGAGGCCTATATAACCTAGGCCAACGACTGAAATTGTTTTAAAAGACACTTTATTTATTTCCAATTAATTTTATTATCGTGTGATTTACTATCTACAGAGCGCGAATGAATTCCCGCCTACAACATACTTCACTTAACTGCGCGGATAAATTCCCGCCTACTTGGCTAAAATATCGCAAATACGCTGACATGCTTTACCATCACCATAGGGGTTATGAGCAAAGCTCATCGCATTATATGCATCACTATCAGTAAGTAATGTGTTCAATTCTGCGGTGATCTTAGCTACATTTGTGCCAACTAATTTAACCGTTCCTGATGCAACGGCTTCAGGCCGTTCAGTGGTATCACGCATCACTAATACTGGTTTGCCAAGGCTAGGTGCTTCTTCTTGAATACCGCCCGAGTCTGTTAGGATAATATGAGAATGATTCATCAGGTAGACAAAAGGTAAATATTGCTGTGGTTCAATTAAATGCACATTATCTACACCTTTCAGAATTCTATTTACTGGTTCTTGAACATTAGGATTTAAGTGAACTGGATAT from Colwellia sp. PAMC 20917 includes these protein-coding regions:
- a CDS encoding LegC family aminotransferase, coding for MHNKLVKFVQDTYQTKEFIPLHAPTFAGNEKEYVNNTIESTFVSSVGKYVDQFEQQIEAFTGTAKAIATVNGTAALHTALYMAGVKSGDLVITQALTFVATCNALYHMGAEPVFVDVSKISLGLCPKALECYLEDNAFINNDGFSQHNVTQQVFRAVVPMHTFGHPVELEELMAVCVKWNLKLVEDAAESLGSFYKGQHTGTFGSFSAVSFNGNKVITTGGGGMVLCKNYEEGMHTKHVTTTAKVPHPYEFFHDEAGFNYRLPNLNAALGCAQMEVLPKFIQQKRALAQQYNNFFADSEFTFITEPDYAKSNYWLNAIICPNSETRETFIKETNAQGVMTRPIWKLMHRLPMFQNAKRGALPISEWLESTLVNIPSSPVNNGQ
- a CDS encoding UDP-N-acetylglucosamine 4,6-dehydratase; its protein translation is MNTILPLIGRTEELFSGDIKNHETMLETIVSESSFLVLGGAGSIGQAVTKEIFKRNPKKIHVVDISENNMVELVRDIRSSFGYIKGDFQTFALDIGSIEYDAFIKADGKYDYVLNLSALKHVRSEKDPYTLMRMIDVNVFNTEKTMKQSAEKGSKKYFCVSTDKAANPVNMMGASKRIMEMFLMRRSADIAISTARFANVAFSDGSLLHGFNQRIQKRQPIVAPRDIKRYFVTPQESGELCLMSCIFGENRDIFFPKLSEALHLITFADIAVKYLDNLGYEPYLCTTEDEARELAHSLPQQGKWPCLFTDSDTTGEKDFEEFFTDNETLDMNRFENLGVIKNEALFDPELVTEFEQTISKLKKAQAWTKNEIVELFFKMIPAFGHKETGKYLDSKM
- the wecC gene encoding UDP-N-acetyl-D-mannosamine dehydrogenase; protein product: MSFKTISVVGLGYIGLPTAAMFASRKIKVIGVDVNQHAVDTINRGEIHIVEPELDMLVHAAVTEGYLKATTTPEAADAFLIAVPTPFKSSLNKKSDSGIPEPDLSYIKSAAKAIATVLKKGDLVILESTSPVGATEQMAEWLAEARSDLSFPQHSGENADVNVAHCPERVLPGHVVRELVENDRVIGGMTTKCSERAIELYKTFVEGECVTTNARTAEMAKLTENSCRDVQIAFANELSIICDKLDINVWELISLANRHPRINILQPGPGVGGHCIAVDPWFIVSKTPEEAQLIHTARKVNDAKPLWVIDKVKIAIADFLQANPNKTAKDITIACYGLAFKPDIDDLRESPAMFITEKIAVMHSGLVVAVEPNIHHLPLTLRGVELVSFEVASTRSDIQLMLVDHKEFKEIEIYTGIVIDTKGIWR